The following are from one region of the Scylla paramamosain isolate STU-SP2022 chromosome 23, ASM3559412v1, whole genome shotgun sequence genome:
- the LOC135112060 gene encoding DNA repair protein XRCC3-like isoform X2: MMESKGSHKWTKNILNELDINPKIVVCAKKGYVSASSILGASHNELEEKLGLSSFHIKNFIDAVTSHVLPKKTSAWDLSQTGEGDPKHITLGCQNLDNFLGGGVPAQGITEMTGQSGSGKTQIALQLSLCAQLPPVAGGLGKGVAYICTESQFPTARLQQMVKHFKAKHSKGPASYTDGIFVHHIPDMDSLVDCVRYQLPCLLSQRPIGLVVLDSVASPFRAEESNMENKNLLYTLGYQLHQLAATYHIAIVAINQVTSVIGNNNLYGHSGNVVPTLGLTWANLVTTRLMIGRTDSHVQAEQTEGSRQVKKSSSKTIVEYNVRELEVIFCPWLGKKSCPFVVTSKGIEDVE, from the exons ATGATGGAGTCAAAAGGCTCTCACAAATGGACAAAGAATATTTTAAATgaacttgacattaatccaaaAATTGTAGTATGTGCTAAAAAAG GCTATGTCTCTGCATCCAGCATCCTGGGGGCCTCTCATAATGAACTGGAAGAGAAGCTTGGATTGTCTTCATTTCACATCAAAAACTTTATTGATGCTGTCACTTCACATGTTCTCCCTAAGAAAACATCAG cttgggACTTGAGCCAGACAGGAGAAGGAGATCCAAAGCACATCACTTTGGGGTGTCAGAATTTAGACAACTTCCTGGGTGGTGGAGTGCCAGCCCAGGGCATCACAGAGATGACAGGACAGAGTGGAAGTGGCAAGACCCAGATAGCACTGCAGCTATCACTGTGTGCACAGCTCCCACCTGTTGCTGGTGGCTTGGGAAAAG GTGTTGCCTACATCTGCACAGAGTCCCAGTTTCCAACTGCCAGGCTTCAACAAATGGTAAAACATTTCAAAGCAAAGCATAGCAAAGGGCCAGCATCATACACTGATGGGATTTTTGTTCACCACATCCCAGACATG GACAGCTTAGTGGACTGTGTGCGATACCAGCTGCCCTGTCTGTTGTCACAGCGGCCCATTGGTTTAGTTGTCCTGGACTCAGTGGCATCTCCATTTAGGGCTGAAGAGAGTAACATGGAGAACAAAAACCTTCTTTATACACTTGGCTACCAACTCCATCAGCTGGCTGCTACTTACCACATTGCTATTGTTGCTATTAATCAG GTGACTTCTGTCATAGGAAATAACAACTTGTATGGCCACTCAGGAAATGTGGTCCCTACATTGGGTCTGACCTGGGCTAACCTGGTCACAACTCGACTCATGATAGGTCGCACTGATTCACATGTGCAAGCTGAACAAACTGAAGGCAGCAGACAAGTTAAGAAGTCTTCCAGTAAAACAATAGTGGAGTATAATGTCAGAGAACTTGAAGTGATATTCTGTCCATGGCTAGGAAAGAAGTCATGTCCTTTTGTTGTTACCAGTAAAGGAATTGAGGATGTAGAATAA
- the LOC135112060 gene encoding DNA repair protein XRCC3-like isoform X1 — protein MMESKGSHKWTKNILNELDINPKIVVCAKKAGYVSASSILGASHNELEEKLGLSSFHIKNFIDAVTSHVLPKKTSAWDLSQTGEGDPKHITLGCQNLDNFLGGGVPAQGITEMTGQSGSGKTQIALQLSLCAQLPPVAGGLGKGVAYICTESQFPTARLQQMVKHFKAKHSKGPASYTDGIFVHHIPDMDSLVDCVRYQLPCLLSQRPIGLVVLDSVASPFRAEESNMENKNLLYTLGYQLHQLAATYHIAIVAINQVTSVIGNNNLYGHSGNVVPTLGLTWANLVTTRLMIGRTDSHVQAEQTEGSRQVKKSSSKTIVEYNVRELEVIFCPWLGKKSCPFVVTSKGIEDVE, from the exons ATGATGGAGTCAAAAGGCTCTCACAAATGGACAAAGAATATTTTAAATgaacttgacattaatccaaaAATTGTAGTATGTGCTAAAAAAG CAGGCTATGTCTCTGCATCCAGCATCCTGGGGGCCTCTCATAATGAACTGGAAGAGAAGCTTGGATTGTCTTCATTTCACATCAAAAACTTTATTGATGCTGTCACTTCACATGTTCTCCCTAAGAAAACATCAG cttgggACTTGAGCCAGACAGGAGAAGGAGATCCAAAGCACATCACTTTGGGGTGTCAGAATTTAGACAACTTCCTGGGTGGTGGAGTGCCAGCCCAGGGCATCACAGAGATGACAGGACAGAGTGGAAGTGGCAAGACCCAGATAGCACTGCAGCTATCACTGTGTGCACAGCTCCCACCTGTTGCTGGTGGCTTGGGAAAAG GTGTTGCCTACATCTGCACAGAGTCCCAGTTTCCAACTGCCAGGCTTCAACAAATGGTAAAACATTTCAAAGCAAAGCATAGCAAAGGGCCAGCATCATACACTGATGGGATTTTTGTTCACCACATCCCAGACATG GACAGCTTAGTGGACTGTGTGCGATACCAGCTGCCCTGTCTGTTGTCACAGCGGCCCATTGGTTTAGTTGTCCTGGACTCAGTGGCATCTCCATTTAGGGCTGAAGAGAGTAACATGGAGAACAAAAACCTTCTTTATACACTTGGCTACCAACTCCATCAGCTGGCTGCTACTTACCACATTGCTATTGTTGCTATTAATCAG GTGACTTCTGTCATAGGAAATAACAACTTGTATGGCCACTCAGGAAATGTGGTCCCTACATTGGGTCTGACCTGGGCTAACCTGGTCACAACTCGACTCATGATAGGTCGCACTGATTCACATGTGCAAGCTGAACAAACTGAAGGCAGCAGACAAGTTAAGAAGTCTTCCAGTAAAACAATAGTGGAGTATAATGTCAGAGAACTTGAAGTGATATTCTGTCCATGGCTAGGAAAGAAGTCATGTCCTTTTGTTGTTACCAGTAAAGGAATTGAGGATGTAGAATAA
- the LOC135112060 gene encoding DNA repair protein XRCC3-like isoform X3, which produces MMESKGSHKWTKNILNELDINPKIVVCAKKAGYVSASSILGASHNELEEKLGLSSFHIKNFIDAVTSHVLPKKTSAWDLSQTGEGDPKHITLGCQNLDNFLGGGVPAQGITEMTGQSGSGKTQIALQLSLCAQLPPVAGGLGKGVAYICTESQFPTARLQQMVKHFKAKHSKGPASYTDGIFVHHIPDMDSLVDCVRYQLPCLLSQRPIGLVVLDSVASPFRAEESNMENKNLLYTLGYQLHQLAATYHIAIVAINQMLGNNNILKT; this is translated from the exons ATGATGGAGTCAAAAGGCTCTCACAAATGGACAAAGAATATTTTAAATgaacttgacattaatccaaaAATTGTAGTATGTGCTAAAAAAG CAGGCTATGTCTCTGCATCCAGCATCCTGGGGGCCTCTCATAATGAACTGGAAGAGAAGCTTGGATTGTCTTCATTTCACATCAAAAACTTTATTGATGCTGTCACTTCACATGTTCTCCCTAAGAAAACATCAG cttgggACTTGAGCCAGACAGGAGAAGGAGATCCAAAGCACATCACTTTGGGGTGTCAGAATTTAGACAACTTCCTGGGTGGTGGAGTGCCAGCCCAGGGCATCACAGAGATGACAGGACAGAGTGGAAGTGGCAAGACCCAGATAGCACTGCAGCTATCACTGTGTGCACAGCTCCCACCTGTTGCTGGTGGCTTGGGAAAAG GTGTTGCCTACATCTGCACAGAGTCCCAGTTTCCAACTGCCAGGCTTCAACAAATGGTAAAACATTTCAAAGCAAAGCATAGCAAAGGGCCAGCATCATACACTGATGGGATTTTTGTTCACCACATCCCAGACATG GACAGCTTAGTGGACTGTGTGCGATACCAGCTGCCCTGTCTGTTGTCACAGCGGCCCATTGGTTTAGTTGTCCTGGACTCAGTGGCATCTCCATTTAGGGCTGAAGAGAGTAACATGGAGAACAAAAACCTTCTTTATACACTTGGCTACCAACTCCATCAGCTGGCTGCTACTTACCACATTGCTATTGTTGCTATTAATCAG ATGTTGGGGAACAACAACATACTCAAGACATGA
- the LOC135112059 gene encoding mannosyl-oligosaccharide glucosidase-like has protein sequence MARQRRVNKAPFSHHHHHHHHHHDLSQLDDAQGSYYNPKEGSSTTNSRRHQQRRRQWCPTVLYMACAALVVIAVIYFLYVGYVETRINTPIAAPKVVTKSGLEVPERYWGTYRPGVYFGTRTRHPTSLLTGLMWFVPGHFQNNVLALRHWCDQADELSRYGWLLHDGRDFGMQSLEDKHVTLQTMFVKQQGGQHGGEWSARINVLPKSKKQIGSEASIIYYVVLDPEDEDAWLQGEIGSQHSLGAVRGFSTSVGGFHLSVNNHSGTITHQHALLTKHLGLSQLKETVMRGLRVFQGQTEKHIGLAGEMFDHQDLDRKPNFVALQVSGRVPFSVDVVYESNSASQERQQKLVGEVLTTELQEHEEKFHKDFEAKFSLESKGFTQEEISFAKAALSNMLGGIGYFYGASRVTGQYNKEPVPYWRAPLYTAIPSRSFFPRGFLWDEGFHNLLISKWDREISQDILAHWLDLMNWDGWIPREQILGTEARARVPDEFVVQDGRNANPPTLLLTLHSMLAEFKEDLSDDDYHYLTRLWPRLRAWYSWFNTTQIGELPGTYRWRGRNPDAVRELNPKTLTSGLDDYPRASHPTREERHLDLRCWMTLASGLMADLARLVEKDPIRFQESYRFLSDSSWLDALHWSYAANGYMDYGLHTDQVELRRATPNAEYQRVTLEPPQYRHVDAFGYVSFFPLFLQIIDPHSPKLGQVLQDLHRTDLLWTPYGLRSLAPNAPLYNRRNTPHDPPYWRGPIWINMNYLAVRALHHYSNKDGPHRDLARQLYLELRKNVINNVKKQYMSSGYLWENYNDRTGRGQGCRPFTGWTSLVVLMMGETY, from the exons ATGGCCAGACAGAGGCGAGTAAACAAAGCTCCCttctcccaccaccatcaccaccatcaccaccaccatgacctctcCCAGTTGGATGATGCACAGGGGTCATATTATAATCCTAAGGAgggcagcagcaccaccaacagTAGACGACACCAGCAGCGCCGCCGCCA GTGGTGCCCTACTGTACTGTACATGGCTTGTGCTGCCttggtggtgatagcagtaaTCTACTTCCTCTATGTTGGCTACGTGGAAACCAGAATAAACACCCCCATTGCTGCCCCCAAG GTGGTGACAAAGTCTGGTCTGGAGGTGCCTGAGAGGTACTGGGGCACTTATCGACCTGGAGTGTATTTTGGCACCAGAACAAGGCACCCAACATCACTCCTGACTGGCCTTATGTGGTTTGTTCCGGGCCACTTCCAGAACAATGTTTTGGCACTCAG GCACTGGTGTGATCAGGCAGATGAGCTTAGCCGTTATGGTTGGCTGTTACACGATGGGCGTGATTTTGGTATGCAGAGCTTAGAAGACAAGCATGTCACCCTTCAGACTATGTTTGTAAAGCAGCAAGGAGGACAGCATGGTGGGGAGTGGTCAGCAAGGATCAATGTACTACCTAAG AGCAAGAAGCAAATAGGAAGTGAAGCATCAATCATTTATTATGTGGTACTTGATCCAGAAGATGAAGATGCTTGGCTCCAAGGGGAGATTGGCAGCCAGCATTCCCTTGGAGCAGTGAGGGGTTTTTCAACCAGTGTTGGGGGCTTCCATCTCTCTGTCAACAACCACAGTGGCACCATTACCCACCAACATGCGCTCCTCACCAAGCACCTGGGATTGAGTCAGCTGAAGGAGACAGTGATGAGGGGTCTGAGGGTGTTTCAGGGACAGACTGAAAAACACATTGGCCTGGCTGGTGAGATGTTTGATCATCAAGACCTGGACCGAAAACCAAATTTTGTAGCTTTGCAG GTCAGTGGTCGAGTGCCATTCTCTGTGGATGTGGTGTACGAGAGCAACAGTGCATCACAAGAGCGACAGCAGAAGCTTGTGGGTGAGGTGCTCACAACAGAACTccaagaacatgaagaaaaattcCACAAAGACTTTGAAGCTAAATTCTCCCTCGAGAGCAAAGGCTTCACTCAGGAGGAAATTAGCTTTGCCAAGGCAGCTCTAAGCAACATGCTGGGAGGGATTGGCTACTTTTATGGAGCATCACGTGTCACAGGACAGTACAACAAGGAACCGGTCCCTTACTGGCGGGCGCCTTTGTACACTGCCATTCCGTCTCGAAGCTTCTTTCCACGTGGCTTTCTTTGGGACGAGGGCTTCCACAACCTGCTCATTTCAAAGTGGGACCGTGAGATCTCCCAAGACATCCTTGCTCACTGGCTGGATCTGATGAACTGGGATGGGTGGATTCCCCGAGAGCAGATCCTTGGAACAGAAGCAAGGGCAAGAGTGCCAGATGAGTTTGTGGTGCAGGATGGGAGAAATGCCAATCCTCCAACTCTCCTTCTGACACTTCACTCCATGTTGGCAGAGTTCAAAGAGGATCTTTCTGATGATGATTACCACTACTTGACCCGCTTGTGGCCACGCCTCCGTGCCTGGTACTCCTGGTTCAACACTACACAGATTGGAGAGCTGCCAGGCACGTATCGCTGGAGAGGTCGCAATCCAGATGCTGTCAGGGAACTCAACCCCAAAACTCTGACATCGGGTCTGGATGACTATCCCAGAGCCTCTCACCCAACACGGGAGGAGCGACACCTTGACCTCCGCTGCTGGATGACCCTCGCGTCCGGCTTGATGGCTGACCTTGCTCGTTTGGTAGAAAAGGATCCCATAAGATTTCAGGAGTCATACAG ATTCCTCTCAGACAGCTCATGGCTAGATGCACTACACTGGTCCTATGCGGCTAATGGCTACATGGACTACGGCCTCCACACTGACCAGGTTGAGCTGCGTCGGGCGACCCCCAACGCAGAATATCAAAGGGTAACACTAGAGCCACCACAATATCGTCATGTTGATGCCTTTGGGTATGTGAGTTTCTTCCCACTTTTCCTTCAGATTATTGATCCTCACTCCCCAAAGCTGGGTCAAGTTCTTCAGGACCTTCACCGAACTGACCTTCTGTGGACTCCGTACGGCCTGCGGTCTTTGGCACCAAATGCACCACTCTACAATCGCCGTAACACGCCACACGACCCTCCTTATTGGCGGGGACCAATCTGGATAAACATGAACTATCTGGCAGTGCGAGCTCTCCATCACTATTCCAACAAGGATGGTCCACACCGTGACCTGGCCAGGCAGCTCTATCTTGAACTGCGGAAAAATGTGATCAACAATGTGAAGAAACAATACATGAGTAGTGGATACTTGTGGGAGAACTATAATGACCGCACAGGACGAGGACAGGGGTGTCGGCCCTTCACTGGCTGGACCTCCCTTGTTGTGCTGATGATGGGGGAGACTTACTGA